From the genome of Paracoccus seriniphilus, one region includes:
- the dnaA gene encoding chromosomal replication initiator protein DnaA — translation MEELWGQACAELEKTVGPNNFNHWIKPLRLTSVDEGVARFASPTRFVSDWVNRHFAKDIIGELNRIEPSVERVRFDVAPQGVTARVRTAAQAPATQFRANGPAVSPAAPEMRQSAKADLCAPLDPRFTFENFVVGKPNELAHAAARRVAEGGPVGFNPLFLYGGVGLGKTHLMHAIAHDYQQRHPAAQVLYLSAEQFMYRFVQALRESTIMDFKGMFRNVNMLMVDDVQFIAGKDSTQEEFFHTFNALVDQGKQIVISADRAPAEIKGLEERIKSRLGCGLIVDLHPTTYELRLGILQSKTEAFRDQHPDLEIGAGVLEFLAHRITNNVRVLEGALQRLFAHASLLRREITLEVAQECLADILRTNDRKISIDDIQRKVAEHYNIKLADMMGPKRARNVARPRQIAMYLSKQLTSRSLPEIGRRFGGRDHTTIMHGVRKIEELAGEDHGLAEDIAMLKRLLEA, via the coding sequence ATGGAAGAACTTTGGGGGCAGGCATGCGCAGAGTTGGAAAAAACTGTTGGACCGAACAACTTCAACCACTGGATCAAGCCGCTGCGCCTCACCTCGGTCGATGAGGGGGTCGCCCGTTTCGCAAGCCCGACACGTTTCGTCTCGGATTGGGTCAACCGGCATTTCGCCAAGGACATCATTGGCGAGCTGAACCGCATCGAGCCCTCGGTCGAGCGCGTCCGTTTCGATGTCGCTCCCCAGGGCGTGACCGCACGGGTCCGCACCGCCGCCCAGGCCCCCGCCACGCAGTTCCGCGCCAACGGCCCGGCAGTTTCCCCGGCTGCCCCCGAAATGCGTCAATCCGCCAAGGCCGATCTTTGCGCCCCGCTTGATCCGCGGTTCACCTTTGAGAATTTCGTGGTCGGCAAGCCCAACGAACTGGCCCATGCCGCCGCACGCCGCGTCGCCGAAGGCGGACCGGTCGGCTTCAACCCGCTGTTCCTTTATGGTGGCGTCGGACTGGGCAAGACCCACCTGATGCATGCCATCGCCCATGACTACCAGCAACGTCATCCCGCGGCTCAGGTGCTGTATCTCTCGGCCGAGCAATTCATGTATCGCTTCGTGCAGGCCCTGCGCGAAAGCACGATCATGGATTTCAAGGGCATGTTCCGCAATGTGAACATGCTGATGGTCGATGACGTGCAGTTCATCGCCGGCAAGGACAGCACGCAGGAAGAATTCTTCCATACGTTCAACGCGCTGGTCGATCAGGGCAAGCAGATCGTCATTTCCGCCGACCGCGCCCCCGCCGAGATCAAGGGTCTGGAAGAGCGGATCAAGTCCCGCCTGGGCTGCGGCCTGATCGTCGATCTTCACCCCACCACCTATGAATTGCGTCTGGGCATCCTGCAATCCAAGACCGAAGCCTTCCGCGACCAGCATCCCGACCTGGAGATCGGCGCCGGGGTTCTGGAATTCCTGGCGCATCGCATCACGAACAACGTCCGCGTGCTGGAAGGCGCGCTGCAGCGGCTCTTTGCTCATGCCAGCCTGCTGCGCCGCGAGATCACGCTGGAGGTCGCGCAGGAATGCCTGGCCGACATCCTGCGCACCAATGACCGCAAGATCAGCATCGACGACATCCAGCGCAAGGTGGCCGAGCATTACAACATCAAGCTGGCCGACATGATGGGGCCGAAACGGGCGCGCAATGTCGCCCGGCCACGCCAGATCGCCATGTATCTCTCCAAACAGCTCACCAGCCGTTCCCTGCCCGAGATCGGACGCCGCTTTGGCGGCCGCGATCACACCACCATCATGCATGGTGTGCGCAAGATCGAGGAACTGGCCGGGGAAGATCACGGCCTGGCCGAAGATATCGCCATGCTCAAACGCCTTCTGGAAGCCTGA
- the dnaN gene encoding DNA polymerase III subunit beta yields the protein MKFSIERAVLVKAVSQAQSVVERRNTIPILANVLIEATPDGVSFRATDLDTEVVDRAAAQVERPGATTVSAVMLNEIARKLPDGALVQITSDDATGRLSVQAGRSNFNLATLPREDFPVMASTEYSASFSAPAAVLRRLFDKSKFAISTEETRYYLNGVYMHVAQSEEGTTLRCVATDGHRLARIDAPLPAGAEDMPGIIVPRKTVAELRKLLDDDEAEIAVSVSETKVRFATSTLTLTSKVIDGTFPDYSRVIPANNTRKLEVDATDFARAVDRVATVSSERSRAVKLSLDADRLILSVNAPDSGAAEEELIVAYADEPLEIGFNAKYLQEIASQVDRDNAVFMFSGSGDAALIREGSDLSAVYVVMPMRV from the coding sequence ATGAAATTCTCGATCGAACGCGCCGTTCTGGTCAAAGCCGTATCTCAGGCCCAGTCGGTTGTCGAACGCCGCAACACCATCCCGATCCTGGCCAATGTGCTGATCGAAGCCACGCCTGATGGGGTCAGTTTCCGGGCGACCGATCTGGATACCGAAGTCGTCGATCGCGCCGCCGCACAGGTCGAGCGCCCCGGCGCCACGACCGTCAGCGCCGTGATGTTGAATGAAATCGCCCGCAAGCTGCCCGACGGCGCGCTGGTTCAGATCACCTCCGATGATGCCACGGGCCGCCTGTCGGTTCAGGCGGGGCGCTCGAACTTCAACCTGGCGACCCTGCCGCGCGAAGATTTCCCGGTCATGGCCTCGACGGAATACAGTGCCAGTTTCAGCGCCCCGGCCGCCGTTCTGCGCCGGCTGTTCGACAAATCGAAATTCGCCATCTCGACCGAGGAAACGCGCTACTACCTGAATGGCGTCTATATGCATGTCGCACAGTCCGAAGAGGGCACCACGCTGCGCTGCGTGGCCACCGACGGCCACCGCCTTGCCCGCATCGACGCCCCCCTGCCGGCCGGGGCCGAGGACATGCCGGGCATCATCGTGCCTCGCAAGACCGTTGCCGAGCTGCGCAAGCTGCTGGATGATGACGAGGCAGAGATCGCCGTTTCGGTCAGCGAAACCAAGGTGCGCTTTGCCACCTCGACCCTGACCCTGACCTCGAAGGTGATTGACGGCACATTCCCCGATTACTCGCGCGTGATTCCCGCAAACAACACCCGCAAGCTGGAGGTTGACGCGACAGATTTCGCGCGCGCCGTGGATCGCGTGGCAACGGTCAGCAGCGAAAGGTCGCGCGCCGTCAAGCTGTCTCTGGACGCTGACCGGCTGATCCTTTCGGTCAACGCACCGGATTCCGGTGCAGCCGAGGAAGAGCTGATCGTGGCCTATGCCGATGAACCGCTGGAAATCGGCTTCAACGCCAAGTACCTGCAGGAAATCGCCAGCCAGGTCGATCGTGACAATGCCGTCTTCATGTTCAGCGGTTCGGGCGATGCGGCACTGATCCGCGAAGGCAGCGACCTGAGCGCGGTCTATGTCGTCATGCCGATGCGCGTGTGA
- the recF gene encoding DNA replication/repair protein RecF (All proteins in this family for which functions are known are DNA-binding proteins that assist the filamentation of RecA onto DNA for the initiation of recombination or recombinational repair.): MTLTGISLAQFRSWPRLDLQIDDRPIAIFGPNGSGKTNILEAISMLAPGRGLRAAPATDQARQGKDAGWRIRAGCGDHDVETVALPGQNRQVFLDHKQVPQTALGRLLRIIWLVPSMDRLWTDPPETRRRFLDRLTLSLFPDHAELALGYEKAMRERNRLLRDHVSDPGWYRALERQMAQSGSALTANRLKALQAIMASQVHDGTGFPAATLTLLPGEGHADDSNADSIATRLAEMRIRDLAAGRSLTGPHRADLGAYWGPQDMPAALSSTGEQKALLLSLMLANARALADQPVILLLDEVAAHLDADRRANLYDQISELNAQTLLTGTGAELFDSFGPRARRLEIAKHDGASRCMEHD, encoded by the coding sequence GTGACGCTGACCGGCATTTCTCTTGCCCAGTTCCGGTCCTGGCCGCGGCTGGATTTGCAGATTGATGACCGGCCGATCGCCATTTTCGGCCCCAACGGCTCGGGCAAGACCAATATCCTTGAAGCGATCTCGATGCTGGCCCCCGGACGGGGGCTGCGCGCCGCCCCCGCAACCGATCAGGCCCGACAAGGCAAGGACGCAGGATGGCGCATCCGTGCAGGCTGCGGCGATCACGACGTTGAAACCGTCGCGCTTCCGGGACAGAACCGGCAGGTGTTTCTGGACCACAAGCAGGTTCCGCAAACCGCCTTGGGGCGGCTGTTGCGGATCATCTGGCTTGTGCCTTCGATGGACCGGCTGTGGACCGATCCGCCCGAGACGCGCCGACGCTTTCTGGACCGGCTGACCCTGAGCCTGTTTCCCGACCATGCCGAATTGGCGCTCGGCTATGAAAAGGCCATGCGCGAACGCAATCGCCTGCTCAGGGATCATGTCAGCGATCCCGGCTGGTATCGCGCGCTGGAGCGGCAAATGGCACAATCCGGCAGCGCGTTGACGGCGAACCGGCTGAAGGCTCTGCAGGCCATCATGGCCTCTCAGGTTCACGACGGCACGGGCTTTCCCGCCGCAACACTGACTCTTCTGCCCGGCGAAGGTCACGCCGATGACAGCAACGCCGACAGCATCGCCACGCGCCTGGCCGAGATGCGCATTCGCGATCTGGCCGCCGGACGCAGCCTGACAGGCCCCCACCGCGCCGATCTGGGTGCCTATTGGGGACCGCAGGACATGCCCGCGGCGCTGTCCTCGACCGGAGAGCAGAAGGCCCTGCTGCTGTCGCTGATGCTGGCCAACGCCCGTGCCCTGGCCGATCAGCCGGTCATCCTGTTGCTTGATGAGGTGGCCGCCCATCTCGATGCCGACAGGCGCGCCAATCTCTATGATCAGATATCGGAACTGAACGCCCAGACCCTGCTGACCGGCACCGGGGCCGAGCTGTTTGATTCTTTCGGCCCCCGCGCCAGACGGCTGGAAATTGCCAAGCACGACGGCGCGTCGCGTTGCATGGAGCATGACTGA